Proteins encoded by one window of Ignavibacteriota bacterium:
- a CDS encoding Gfo/Idh/MocA family oxidoreductase has translation MDRKTKFVIYGSGNIANTYVSAAKNIENAEVIGVISRSQKSPSKFPELKSYKNITEIDESFDAVIICTPNYFHHENAIEAAELGKHILCEKPIDIQIKSIDKMIESCRINNVKLGVSYQRRFSSDNPIIKKLIDENKLGKIFSVDLSVKNYRDDAYYNSSEYRGTYKFDGGGPFMQQASHYIDLFIWFFGKPTKLVSKLNTFIHDIEVEDHGAVICSHDNGMISTITCSTATKPGFPAKMEIYTEKGFLILENDTISHWEIDGVENPSQHKNINTHTGSATASVDDTTNHELVIKDFIEAINNNREPLISGEEAKLATEMILEIYQNQY, from the coding sequence ATGGATAGGAAAACAAAATTTGTTATTTACGGAAGCGGAAATATTGCGAACACTTATGTTTCCGCTGCGAAAAATATTGAAAATGCAGAAGTAATTGGTGTAATTTCAAGAAGTCAAAAATCTCCCTCCAAATTTCCGGAATTAAAATCTTATAAAAATATTACAGAAATTGATGAATCTTTTGACGCGGTAATTATTTGCACTCCAAATTATTTTCATCATGAAAATGCTATTGAAGCGGCAGAACTCGGTAAACACATTTTATGCGAAAAACCGATTGACATTCAAATTAAATCGATTGATAAAATGATTGAGAGTTGCAGAATAAATAATGTTAAGTTGGGAGTTTCTTACCAAAGAAGATTCAGTTCGGATAATCCAATAATAAAAAAATTAATTGACGAAAATAAATTAGGTAAAATATTCTCGGTTGATCTTTCAGTTAAAAATTATAGAGATGACGCTTATTATAATTCTTCTGAATACAGAGGGACATACAAATTTGATGGCGGTGGCCCATTTATGCAGCAAGCTTCGCATTATATTGATTTATTTATTTGGTTCTTTGGAAAACCAACAAAATTGGTGAGTAAACTAAATACCTTTATTCATGATATTGAAGTTGAAGACCATGGCGCAGTAATTTGTTCGCATGATAATGGCATGATTTCAACAATTACTTGTTCTACAGCAACTAAACCTGGTTTTCCTGCAAAGATGGAAATATATACCGAAAAAGGGTTTTTAATACTTGAGAATGATACTATATCTCATTGGGAAATTGATGGAGTAGAAAATCCTTCACAACATAAAAATATAAATACCCATACCGGCTCTGCAACTGCTTCAGTTGACGATACAACGAATCATGAATTGGTAATCAAAGATTTTATTGAAGCGATAAATAATAATAGAGAGCCTTTAATATCCGGCGAAGAAGCTAAATTAGCCACTGAAATGATTTTGGAAATATATCAAAATCAGTATTGA
- a CDS encoding GHMP kinase → MIIESRAYARAGLLGNPSDGYYGKTISLIVKNFGAHISLYESPELVIEVLEQDKNVFKNIYDLVDRIKLHGYYGADRLIKAGIKAFYDYCLENGIKIKNKNFSVRYNSSIPRQVGMAGSSAILTATMKALFSFFNVEIKKEFLPSLILAAETKELSINAGLQDRVIQVYEGLVYMDFDEDFVKKNNYGMYEQLPVENLPQIYLAYKDSLGKISGVVLNDIASRYKRGDRLVIETLNEIANCAEAGKKAILKKDYGQLAELINRNFDLRKKIMNISDENLIMIDIARKCGASAKFAGSGGSIIGTYKNDEMLHKLIMELKKVNVRVVKPFIS, encoded by the coding sequence GTGATTATTGAATCAAGAGCTTATGCAAGGGCCGGATTATTGGGAAATCCATCTGACGGCTACTATGGAAAAACTATTTCACTAATTGTAAAAAATTTTGGTGCTCACATTTCATTGTATGAATCTCCCGAATTGGTTATAGAAGTTCTTGAACAGGATAAAAATGTTTTTAAGAATATTTATGATCTTGTCGATAGAATTAAACTTCACGGATATTATGGCGCCGATAGACTTATAAAAGCAGGAATTAAAGCTTTTTATGATTATTGTTTAGAAAACGGTATCAAAATTAAAAATAAAAATTTTTCCGTAAGATATAATTCTTCAATTCCACGACAGGTTGGAATGGCCGGCTCAAGTGCGATTCTTACTGCTACAATGAAAGCTTTATTTAGTTTTTTTAATGTGGAAATTAAAAAAGAATTTCTGCCAAGCTTAATTCTCGCGGCGGAAACAAAAGAATTAAGTATAAATGCCGGACTTCAAGATAGAGTAATTCAAGTTTATGAAGGTTTGGTTTACATGGATTTTGATGAAGATTTTGTAAAAAAAAATAATTACGGAATGTACGAACAATTGCCTGTCGAAAATTTACCACAGATTTATTTGGCTTATAAAGATTCGTTGGGAAAGATTTCCGGTGTTGTATTAAATGATATTGCAAGCAGATATAAAAGAGGAGATAGGCTTGTAATTGAAACGTTAAATGAAATTGCAAATTGTGCTGAGGCAGGTAAAAAAGCGATATTAAAAAAGGATTACGGACAACTTGCGGAATTAATAAATAGAAACTTTGACCTGCGTAAAAAAATTATGAATATAAGTGATGAAAATTTAATTATGATTGATATAGCGCGTAAATGCGGCGCATCTGCAAAATTTGCTGGTTCCGGAGGATCTATAATCGGGACATACAAAAATGACGAAATGTTGCATAAACTAATAATGGAACTAAAAAAAGTAAATGTAAGAGTTGTAAAACCTTTTATTTCTTAG
- the gnd gene encoding decarboxylating NADP(+)-dependent phosphogluconate dehydrogenase, whose protein sequence is MEQKADIGIVGLAVMGENLVLNMESKGFTVAVYNRTLEKVENFVKGRGKDKNIIRTNTIEEFVGSLKTPKKVMIMVKAGKPVDDFIDLVIPYLENGDIIIDGGNSHFPDTTRRTKYVESKGLLYIGTGVSGGEEGALLGPSIMPGGSPQAWPHVKTIFQAIAAKVSDGTPCCDWVGENGAGHFVKMVHNGIEYGDMQLITETYQIMKELLGMSAFEMHEVFEKWNEGELDSYLIEITRDILAYKDEDGLPLVDKILDTAGQKGTGKWTGIAALDLGVPLTLIGESVFGRCLSAQKNDRVEASKILEGPKPEFNGDKNEFINDLEKALYASKLVSYAQGYVLMKAAAEEYGWNLNNGGIALMWRGGCIIRSVFLGKIKDAFDNNPKLTNLLLDPFFKSKIEEAQQSWRKVVAAAVTNGIWIPAMSTALNYFDGFRNERLPANLLQAQRDYFGAHTYERTDKPRGEFFHTNWTGRGGETASTTYTV, encoded by the coding sequence ATGGAACAAAAAGCAGATATCGGAATTGTAGGACTTGCAGTTATGGGCGAGAATTTAGTTCTCAATATGGAAAGCAAAGGTTTTACAGTTGCGGTTTATAATAGGACTTTAGAAAAAGTTGAAAATTTTGTAAAAGGCAGAGGTAAGGATAAAAATATTATTAGAACAAACACGATTGAAGAATTTGTCGGTTCATTAAAAACACCAAAAAAAGTCATGATAATGGTGAAAGCCGGTAAACCGGTTGATGATTTTATTGATCTTGTAATTCCATATTTAGAAAATGGAGATATAATTATTGACGGAGGAAATTCTCATTTTCCAGATACTACAAGAAGAACAAAGTATGTTGAAAGTAAAGGATTATTGTATATTGGCACCGGAGTTTCCGGCGGTGAAGAGGGCGCATTGTTAGGTCCTTCAATTATGCCCGGCGGATCTCCTCAAGCTTGGCCGCACGTTAAAACGATCTTCCAGGCAATTGCCGCCAAAGTTTCAGACGGAACGCCTTGCTGTGATTGGGTTGGAGAAAACGGTGCCGGTCATTTTGTTAAAATGGTTCACAACGGAATTGAATACGGAGATATGCAATTAATCACAGAGACCTATCAAATTATGAAAGAATTACTGGGTATGTCTGCATTTGAAATGCACGAAGTTTTTGAGAAATGGAATGAAGGTGAATTAGACAGTTATTTAATTGAAATTACCCGCGATATTTTGGCGTATAAAGATGAAGATGGTTTACCCTTAGTTGATAAAATTCTAGATACCGCCGGACAAAAAGGAACGGGGAAATGGACTGGAATTGCCGCGTTAGATTTGGGTGTTCCTTTAACTTTAATTGGAGAATCTGTATTCGGCAGATGCTTATCGGCGCAAAAAAATGACAGAGTTGAGGCTTCAAAAATTTTAGAGGGACCTAAACCGGAATTTAATGGCGATAAAAATGAATTTATAAATGATTTGGAAAAAGCATTATACGCATCAAAATTAGTTTCTTATGCACAAGGGTATGTTTTAATGAAAGCCGCGGCAGAAGAGTATGGCTGGAATTTAAATAACGGAGGAATTGCATTAATGTGGAGAGGCGGTTGTATCATTCGTTCCGTATTTTTAGGTAAAATTAAAGACGCGTTTGACAATAATCCCAAATTAACAAATTTATTGCTTGATCCGTTCTTCAAATCAAAAATTGAAGAAGCTCAGCAAAGCTGGAGAAAAGTAGTCGCCGCCGCTGTTACCAATGGAATCTGGATTCCCGCAATGAGTACAGCGTTAAATTATTTTGATGGTTTTAGAAATGAAAGACTTCCAGCAAACTTGCTGCAGGCTCAAAGAGATTATTTCGGCGCTCATACTTATGAAAGAACAGATAAACCAAGAGGCGAATTTTTCCATACAAATTGGACTGGACGCGGAGGTGAAACTGCCTCTACAACATATACTGTTTAA
- the kduI gene encoding 5-dehydro-4-deoxy-D-glucuronate isomerase, translated as MEVRYSPDKNGFKKMPTDELRKSFLIDNLFEINKIPMIYSDVDRSITGSAVPVGTTLDLLATKQEMAAEYFTERREIGIINIGGKGSILVDDKNFEMNNIDALYVGKGSKKISFKSENENEPAKYYFVSYPAHTSFPTKQIKLADAQSVNLGSVQDSNKRTIHKYILPGKVESCQLVMGLTILDEGSVWNTMPAHTHQRRSEVYMYFKLRPESLVVHLLGEASETRHVMIRNEQAVLSTSWSMHSGCGTQNYSFIWAMGGENQVFDDMDWIDMKDLK; from the coding sequence ATGGAAGTAAGATATTCACCAGATAAAAATGGTTTTAAGAAAATGCCTACTGATGAATTAAGAAAAAGTTTCTTAATTGACAATCTTTTCGAAATAAATAAAATTCCAATGATTTATTCGGATGTCGATCGTTCAATTACCGGAAGCGCTGTTCCGGTTGGAACTACTCTTGATTTATTGGCAACAAAACAAGAAATGGCTGCCGAGTATTTTACCGAACGCAGGGAAATTGGAATAATAAATATTGGCGGTAAAGGAAGCATTTTAGTCGATGATAAAAATTTTGAAATGAATAATATTGATGCATTATATGTAGGTAAAGGTTCAAAGAAAATATCATTTAAAAGTGAAAATGAAAATGAACCGGCGAAATATTATTTTGTAAGTTATCCCGCACATACATCATTTCCAACAAAACAAATAAAATTGGCGGACGCTCAATCTGTAAATCTCGGAAGTGTTCAAGATTCAAATAAAAGAACAATTCATAAATATATTCTGCCAGGTAAAGTTGAATCATGTCAATTGGTTATGGGATTGACTATTCTTGACGAAGGCAGCGTTTGGAATACTATGCCAGCTCATACTCATCAAAGAAGATCTGAAGTTTATATGTATTTTAAATTACGACCTGAATCTTTGGTAGTTCATTTACTTGGCGAAGCATCGGAAACAAGACATGTAATGATAAGAAACGAGCAGGCGGTTTTATCAACAAGCTGGTCAATGCATTCCGGATGCGGAACTCAAAATTATTCATTCATTTGGGCAATGGGCGGCGAGAATCAAGTCTTTGATGACATGGATTGGATAGATATGAAAGATTTGAAATAA
- a CDS encoding PDC sensor domain-containing protein, with the protein MKIRITFLIICVILSFKLSLNAQNTPESVIKLTKTKIIGWVSSDKIISAVKAQNAKNISLEKIKSLDKKWTETSGLDDFMNEILNNQCSEYLKSLRKENKFVIEAFVMDNKGANVGMTNKTSDYWQGDEDKFIKCYNNGNGTTFYGKVAFDESTQTYLIQVSVPVVEGGKTIGAVTFGIDVNSL; encoded by the coding sequence ATGAAAATCAGAATTACTTTTCTAATAATTTGCGTTATTTTGTCATTTAAACTCTCACTTAATGCTCAAAATACACCAGAATCTGTAATTAAACTAACTAAAACCAAAATTATCGGCTGGGTTTCATCAGACAAAATAATAAGCGCCGTAAAAGCTCAGAATGCCAAAAACATTTCTTTGGAAAAAATAAAAAGCCTAGATAAAAAATGGACAGAAACTTCGGGTTTGGATGATTTTATGAATGAAATATTAAATAACCAGTGTTCTGAATATTTAAAATCGTTAAGAAAGGAAAATAAATTTGTTATTGAAGCTTTCGTAATGGATAATAAAGGAGCAAATGTTGGAATGACAAATAAGACAAGCGACTATTGGCAAGGCGATGAAGATAAATTTATTAAATGCTACAACAATGGAAACGGAACAACTTTTTATGGTAAAGTGGCATTTGATGAAAGCACTCAAACTTATTTAATTCAAGTTTCTGTTCCTGTTGTTGAAGGCGGTAAAACAATTGGCGCAGTAACTTTTGGAATTGACGTTAATAGCCTTTAA
- a CDS encoding SDR family oxidoreductase: MLDKFKLEGKTALVTGSNRGIGQMYAKALAEAGANIIGVSYESDFTETEKIITGLGRKFKSYTADFSDRNSVYAFIKKVKSEIDKVDILINNAGTILRKPIAEHPDEYWDKVIEVNLSSQFILTREFGKDMVERGYGKVVFIASLLAFQGGITVPGYAASKGGVKQLTMSFANEWASKGVTVNAIAPGYIATDNTKALREDAVRNKAILDRIPQGRWGTPEDLMGAIVFLSSDASNYLNGSVITVDGGWMGR; this comes from the coding sequence ATTTTAGATAAATTCAAATTGGAAGGAAAGACCGCTCTGGTGACCGGTTCAAATCGCGGAATTGGACAAATGTACGCAAAAGCACTTGCAGAAGCGGGAGCAAATATTATTGGTGTTTCATATGAATCTGATTTTACCGAAACAGAGAAAATTATTACAGGTTTAGGCAGAAAATTTAAATCTTATACGGCAGATTTTTCCGACAGAAATTCTGTTTATGCTTTTATTAAAAAAGTTAAATCTGAAATTGATAAAGTTGATATCCTTATTAACAATGCCGGAACAATTTTGAGAAAACCAATTGCTGAACATCCTGATGAATATTGGGACAAAGTAATTGAAGTAAATCTTTCATCACAATTTATTTTAACGAGGGAATTCGGTAAAGATATGGTTGAAAGAGGTTATGGTAAAGTTGTGTTCATAGCTTCACTTCTCGCATTTCAAGGCGGAATTACTGTGCCGGGTTATGCCGCTTCAAAAGGCGGGGTTAAACAATTGACAATGTCATTTGCAAACGAATGGGCGTCAAAAGGCGTAACAGTAAACGCAATTGCTCCGGGCTATATTGCAACAGATAATACAAAAGCATTACGAGAGGATGCAGTTAGAAATAAAGCTATTCTCGATAGAATACCGCAAGGAAGATGGGGAACACCGGAAGATTTAATGGGCGCTATAGTATTTTTGAGTTCTGATGCTTCAAACTATCTTAATGGAAGTGTAATTACGGTTGATGGCGGATGGATGGGAAGATAA
- a CDS encoding MFS transporter — MLESKTDLPLTENNPIQKIGNYRWIIVALIFFATTINYVDRAVLGVLAPTLRHDIGWSDQDYGMISAAFTLAYAIGFLFAGWFIDKVGSKLGYTLYLIVWSFAAAAHALVKSAFGFGIARFALGIGESGNFPAAIKTVAEWFPKKERALATGIFNAGTNVGAVIAPLVVPWLALNWGWQSAFIVTGLAGLIWIFFWWPVYKKPSEHPKVSKSELAYIESDPPDPSVTISWSRLLQFKQTWAFASGKFLTDAIWWFYLFWFPLFMNDRFGVDLKTIGIPMVVVYVLADFGSVGGGWLSSFLLKKNWTVNAARKTAMLVCALLILPVAASPYVEGQWIAVILIGIAAAAHQGFSANIFTISSDMFPRKAVGSVVGIGGFAGAMGGFIMNLGAGWLKQNTGSYEIMFAIAGVIYLIALLVMHLLVPKLEPAKID, encoded by the coding sequence ATGCTTGAATCAAAAACAGATTTGCCGTTAACAGAAAATAATCCAATACAAAAAATAGGAAATTACAGATGGATTATTGTTGCTTTGATATTTTTTGCTACAACAATTAATTATGTTGACAGAGCAGTACTTGGTGTTCTTGCACCGACATTAAGACATGATATTGGTTGGAGCGATCAAGACTATGGTATGATAAGCGCTGCATTTACTTTGGCTTACGCAATTGGATTTTTATTTGCAGGCTGGTTTATTGATAAAGTAGGATCAAAATTGGGTTATACACTATATTTAATTGTTTGGTCATTTGCGGCAGCGGCACATGCTCTTGTAAAATCTGCTTTTGGATTTGGCATTGCTCGTTTTGCTTTGGGCATAGGCGAATCAGGCAATTTTCCCGCTGCAATTAAAACAGTAGCAGAATGGTTTCCCAAAAAAGAAAGAGCTTTAGCAACTGGTATTTTTAATGCTGGAACAAATGTTGGTGCTGTCATTGCTCCTCTCGTTGTTCCTTGGTTAGCGTTAAATTGGGGTTGGCAATCAGCTTTTATTGTTACCGGATTGGCTGGCTTAATTTGGATTTTCTTTTGGTGGCCTGTTTATAAAAAACCTTCAGAACATCCCAAAGTTTCTAAATCAGAATTAGCTTATATTGAAAGTGATCCTCCGGATCCTTCAGTAACAATATCTTGGTCTAGATTATTACAATTTAAACAAACATGGGCATTTGCTTCAGGTAAATTTTTAACCGATGCAATTTGGTGGTTTTACTTGTTTTGGTTCCCATTGTTTATGAATGACAGATTTGGAGTTGATCTTAAAACAATTGGGATTCCTATGGTAGTTGTTTATGTTCTCGCAGATTTTGGTTCTGTTGGAGGAGGCTGGCTTAGCTCATTTTTATTAAAAAAGAATTGGACTGTAAATGCTGCAAGAAAAACCGCTATGCTGGTCTGTGCTTTATTAATACTGCCTGTCGCGGCTTCGCCTTATGTCGAAGGTCAATGGATTGCCGTGATATTAATAGGAATTGCCGCAGCTGCACATCAAGGATTTTCAGCTAATATATTTACAATTTCATCAGATATGTTTCCGCGAAAAGCGGTTGGATCTGTCGTTGGAATTGGCGGTTTTGCCGGTGCAATGGGAGGATTTATTATGAATTTGGGTGCCGGCTGGCTGAAACAAAATACCGGCAGCTATGAAATTATGTTTGCAATTGCGGGAGTAATTTATCTAATTGCTTTACTTGTTATGCATTTGTTAGTGCCTAAATTAGAACCTGCAAAAATTGATTAA
- a CDS encoding Gfo/Idh/MocA family oxidoreductase, with protein MNKVRWGIIGVGDVTEVKSGPAFNKVENSEIVMVMRRNLDKVKSYAKRHSVPTYTTNADDIINNPEIDAVYIATPPSSHAEFAIKAAQAKKHIYVEKPMAATYAECQKMIVAAEKNNVKLFVAYYRRELEYFKKVKSLVDENEIGNVKLVNTQLLFPPNESDYDKSNLSWRVKKEIAGGGYFYDLASHQFDFLDYLFGPIQIAKGIAANQQNLYDVEDIVSASFIFEGNIIGSGTWCFTMPNCERFDRTEIIGTEGKIVFSFFEPKPIEMHKNGKIELFEILYPQHVQQNLITTIVEEILRKGICSSTGISAARTNKILSDIIY; from the coding sequence ATGAATAAAGTTAGATGGGGAATAATTGGCGTTGGTGATGTTACTGAAGTGAAAAGCGGACCAGCATTTAATAAAGTTGAAAATTCTGAAATTGTTATGGTAATGAGAAGAAATTTAGATAAAGTAAAAAGTTATGCTAAACGGCACTCTGTTCCAACTTATACGACTAATGCGGATGATATTATCAACAATCCGGAAATTGATGCGGTATATATTGCAACTCCGCCATCGTCACATGCGGAATTTGCGATTAAAGCCGCACAAGCAAAAAAACATATTTATGTTGAAAAACCTATGGCTGCTACGTATGCTGAATGTCAGAAAATGATTGTAGCCGCTGAAAAAAATAATGTTAAGTTATTTGTCGCTTATTATAGAAGAGAACTTGAGTATTTTAAAAAAGTAAAAAGTCTAGTTGATGAAAATGAAATTGGCAATGTTAAATTGGTAAATACACAATTATTATTTCCGCCGAATGAATCCGATTATGATAAAAGTAATTTAAGTTGGAGAGTTAAAAAGGAAATTGCTGGCGGAGGATATTTTTATGATTTAGCATCTCATCAATTTGATTTTTTAGATTACTTATTTGGTCCAATTCAAATAGCAAAAGGTATTGCGGCAAATCAGCAAAATTTATATGATGTGGAAGATATTGTATCAGCATCATTTATTTTTGAAGGAAATATAATTGGCAGCGGAACTTGGTGTTTTACAATGCCAAATTGTGAAAGATTTGATAGAACAGAAATAATAGGAACAGAAGGGAAAATAGTATTTTCATTTTTTGAGCCAAAACCAATTGAAATGCACAAAAACGGAAAAATAGAATTATTTGAAATTCTATACCCACAGCATGTTCAACAAAATTTAATTACAACAATAGTTGAAGAAATTTTAAGAAAGGGAATTTGTTCCAGTACCGGAATTTCTGCCGCAAGGACTAATAAAATTCTATCCGATATTATTTATTAA
- the galU gene encoding UTP--glucose-1-phosphate uridylyltransferase GalU, with protein MIKKAVIPAAGLGTRFLPATKAQPKEMLPIIDTPTIQYVVQEAVDSGIEDILIISGKGKRAIEDHFDRNFELEIALEEKNEQALNEIKNISDMAKIHYIRQKELKGLGDAIYHAKHHVGNEPFAVLLGDTVVSSVIPVTQQLIDIYEQYKQIVIGVEQVPKEKVHRYGIVGGEKINDSLYQLNEMIEKPNIEEAPSNLAVAGRYILTPDIFKALEETKAGKNDEIQLTDALRIFLSRGSVYSYTFEGKRYDIGDKLDYLKTTVEFGLKRKEFKNEFREFLKQIINEKFGEV; from the coding sequence ATGATTAAAAAAGCTGTTATTCCCGCAGCCGGATTAGGTACAAGATTTTTACCGGCAACAAAAGCACAGCCGAAAGAGATGCTGCCAATAATTGATACCCCGACAATTCAATATGTCGTTCAAGAAGCTGTTGATTCTGGTATAGAAGATATTTTAATAATATCGGGCAAAGGCAAACGCGCAATTGAAGATCATTTTGACAGAAATTTTGAATTGGAAATTGCATTGGAAGAAAAAAATGAACAGGCATTAAATGAAATAAAAAACATTTCCGATATGGCGAAAATACATTATATCCGGCAAAAAGAATTGAAAGGATTGGGCGATGCAATTTATCACGCAAAACACCACGTAGGAAATGAGCCTTTCGCGGTTTTATTGGGCGATACTGTCGTTAGTTCGGTTATTCCGGTCACTCAGCAATTGATAGATATTTATGAACAATATAAGCAAATTGTAATAGGTGTAGAGCAAGTGCCGAAAGAAAAAGTTCACAGATACGGGATAGTAGGCGGAGAAAAAATAAATGATTCGCTTTATCAATTAAATGAAATGATAGAAAAACCAAACATTGAAGAAGCGCCTTCAAATCTTGCAGTTGCCGGAAGATACATTTTAACACCGGATATTTTTAAAGCATTGGAAGAAACAAAAGCCGGAAAGAATGACGAAATTCAGTTAACCGATGCGCTAAGAATATTTTTATCGAGAGGAAGCGTTTATTCATATACTTTTGAAGGGAAAAGATATGACATCGGCGATAAACTTGATTATCTTAAGACAACAGTGGAATTCGGATTGAAACGAAAAGAATTTAAAAATGAATTCAGAGAATTTTTAAAGCAAATTATTAACGAAAAATTTGGAGAAGTATAA